The nucleotide window GCACGCGGATTATAATGCGGCGAAGAACGTTGGGTGGCGGTTTGTCCGTCGCGGGCTAAACGACTCGCGACGGACGGGCGACAGTCAACTCGCCCTGAAGTCAGGGACGGTGAAGCCGAATCGGGGTTTTATCCCGTACTCAGTACCGAGTTAGAGGCCGAGAACACTGACAAGCCCCGCGCCACCGTGCGCGGGGTTGTTGACGAACGTTGGACATACGGCAGATCTATCCCTCAAGACGGATGGACTTGCCGAATGGATGCTCCGAAGTTGATACTCACAGCGGTGCGAACCTATCATAACCTTCTCGCGATCATCGTGTGATGTTTGAAACCTTCCTCCTCGAGAGAGCACCCCACCTCAGGATACTAGCCCCTCAACATGACGAACGCGATTGGTTAGTGGGTTGGGTAATCGTGGGTATCCCTCCTCGAGCAGTCTCGGCAGTCAACGCAGGCGGCCTCGGTGGTGAGACTAGAGACGACAGGTGCCCACGGGCTGTCTCGAGCATTGTTTGCACCGGACTCGAGAGCAGCATGGTGTCTCTGTTTCTCGCCGAACAGTCCGAATACTAGTAGAGTTCCATACCATCCTTTTCACGATAGAGCGATACCTTTCGACTATGAGTGATGATCACATCAGTGCCGAAAGCACGGTTTCGGGAACCCAGGCGAATATTCCCGCTCGAATTCGCCGTGAACTCGAGATCGATGATGGTGATCACCTTCGCTGGCAAATCGAGGATGATGGATGTATTCGTATTCAGGTCATTCAGCAGCAAACAGGAACGTTTGCCGAGTTCGACGGGTACGACGGGGAGACAGCGACGAATGTGACCGCCGAACATGGCGCCTGGGGCGTCGATATCGAGTGAACTGCCACGCGTACTAATACAACTGTTCTCTTGAGGGCGAGACTGGACCTCGAGATGACTCACAGACTCGAACAACTGGCTCAAGCACTAAGCCACGAGCCGAAAACCATCGCCATTAACCCGAGACCGATACGGCCGCTCTGCCAGTCAGAAAACGCCTCTTGCAGACCGTCAGTTCCGACCCCATCGGACTCGCCACTTCGGTAGTCGTCGAGCGATGGGTCTTCGTCCGCATCATCCTCCGTGTCCTCGTCCGTCGTCCCAACTGCCTCATCGGCCGATGTCGGACACCCTTCGGGGACAAAATTCTCGGGCTCGTTCCCGTTTCCATCCTCGAAATTCACAGTTCCATCACCGATGGTCCGCCACCCGCCGTAGAACTCATCATCCCACTCCGTCCCGGAGACGTTGATCTGACTCCCGTCGCCGTTCGCCCCGGCGACGAACGAGTAGTGGTGGCCATTCATATCGAGATGACAGTCTTTGACGTCCACTGGGCCGGGCGACCACGCCCAGATACCGCGGCCTTTGCGATACTGCCGATCATCAGTAACAGATGCAACGCTGTTCTCGAGGGTGCCCTCGGCGAGTCGGTACTGAGAGATCCAACTGTTCGCCGCATAGCAGTCACGGATGGCGACTGTCCCACCACTGCCGTGGTCGGCACCGGGTGCTGAACAGTAGAAGGCGTTGTCACTCATCTCCTGGATGTTGACGCGTTCGATCTCGAGGTGCCCATTGTGATTCGGATCGACCCAGAGCCCGGTCGCACCTTTCTCCTCATACACGGCCCCATCACCAAGCCATACGTTTTCAATACACGATGTGCCGCCACCGGTGTCGGCGACACCGAGGACCGTGTGATTGCCCATATCGACCTCTCCCTCGACAGCGACGTTTCGGATCGTCCAGTCGGTGCCCGTTGCGATGATGGTCACGCCCGCACCGGATGCTGTCACGTCAAAACGGACGTTCTCGAGCGTCTCGGAATCACCGACCTCGACGACTTTGCGCTCGCCTTCGGAGACGGTGACGGTCTCTGATTCGGAGTCCGATGTGGACGCTGATGCTGTTCCCATTGCAGCCGCACCGACAACTGCAGCGCCGGCCGTCCCGAGATACGATCGTCGGCTGAGTCGTTGTCGCTCGTCGTGTTGTGTCGACATTGTGTCTGCGCTACCGACAATATATTAATAGTAAGCTGTAGCGAACGTTCTCAATAGGTGTAAGTCAGCTACAGCTATTTTTCCATTAAGAGTGAGTGTAATGTATTCTAACGATAATTTAAGAAGAACGTCGGTAGTGGACCGACGTTGAAGCACCCCATCCAATGCTGGTGTGTTTGTCGGATGGGCGATCGAGATCTGCTGGCTATTGACGCTTGATCTCGATCAGTAGCGAGGAGTTCACAAATGTCCTCATTTGTTAGATTCTCTGGGTCAAGATTGAATCACTGTTCCCCGCCGAATAGGTGATTCGAGTACGGACAATTAAGATTACTGGCCGTGCACTGACATACATATCTCCGAACTCTCGTGTCTCACCGTCGTTCCCGTTGATCACGGTCACGTACTCGAGGAGCGACAGCGTGAGATTTTTGGACAGTAGCTTTCTCGTCGATCTGCTTCAGCCAACGTGTGATCACCACGAGGACGCTGTCGAATATCTCAACTCGAACTCGGATGGGGCATTCGGTGCACCGACACCGGTGCTGTACGAGATATACCGGCATGCAGCATGGGCCGGTGGGAAGGATCAACTTGAGGAGACTACCGAAGCTCTCGATTTAGTTGATCCTGTGCCGTTCACCGAACCTGCAACTCGAGAATCGGCGCTGGTCAGAGCTAAATTTCTGGCAGATGGCAATACGATCAACGAACAGGATATCATGATTGCGGGTGTTGTACGTGAGTCCGGCGCGGCATTACTGACTCGAGACAGTGATTTCAAAAAGATCCCCGATCTCGATGTCGAGTACTACGCCGACGCCGATTCTGACTAGTTTTCATGCATTCCGACGGAGACTTCTTCTCCACTCACCCAAATCAGCAAGTACGCAGTCGGGTGAGCGTTCATTTGAGGAAGTCGTGCCAGATACACAGCACGACTGTGGCACGAGCTGGTAGCCAATCGTGCGGAAGGAGAATCGCTCAGTATCGAGAACTTACGTATCAAGGAGGGAGAAATCAAGACCACCGCAGTCAGGGCACGAATCCCAGTGTAATGGGTCGGGTTCAGCATCGCTCATCGCCTGTAGAACGAATCCACAGCCCTGGCATTCACTAAAGTTATCCAAGTACAAGTGACTCAGGGATCTATCTGCTTTGCTATTGCCCCATAGTAATTTGGTCC belongs to Natronorubrum aibiense and includes:
- a CDS encoding AbrB/MazE/SpoVT family DNA-binding domain-containing protein yields the protein MSDDHISAESTVSGTQANIPARIRRELEIDDGDHLRWQIEDDGCIRIQVIQQQTGTFAEFDGYDGETATNVTAEHGAWGVDIE
- a CDS encoding PIN domain-containing protein, which encodes MITVTYSRSDSVRFLDSSFLVDLLQPTCDHHEDAVEYLNSNSDGAFGAPTPVLYEIYRHAAWAGGKDQLEETTEALDLVDPVPFTEPATRESALVRAKFLADGNTINEQDIMIAGVVRESGAALLTRDSDFKKIPDLDVEYYADADSD